From Novosphingobium resinovorum, the proteins below share one genomic window:
- a CDS encoding L,D-transpeptidase family protein, whose product MDARIFLASGFVALAAIAGVLIVAAEPEKPAPASLAEAKLSQPAPKPAAKPSVPAKDEPFVIKRILPIKGAIRYGEWHWDEHDVPPGPIVVTVDLEARVISVFRGGYEIGAAAVLLGTADKPTPLGIFPITQKDKDHVSNIYTGAPMPYMQRLTNDGITLHGSDVALGYASHGCVGMPDAFAAKLFDTTKIGDKVYITKGKQVGMGDSLIGG is encoded by the coding sequence GTGGACGCGCGCATCTTCCTAGCCTCAGGCTTCGTCGCCCTTGCCGCCATCGCCGGCGTGCTGATCGTCGCAGCCGAGCCCGAAAAGCCCGCACCCGCATCGCTGGCCGAAGCAAAGCTCTCGCAACCCGCGCCCAAACCTGCCGCGAAACCATCGGTCCCCGCGAAGGACGAGCCCTTCGTCATCAAGCGCATCCTGCCGATCAAGGGCGCGATAAGGTACGGCGAATGGCACTGGGACGAGCATGACGTGCCCCCCGGCCCGATCGTCGTCACCGTGGACCTCGAGGCCCGCGTGATTTCCGTCTTCCGCGGCGGCTACGAAATCGGCGCGGCAGCGGTGCTGCTGGGCACGGCGGACAAGCCGACCCCGCTGGGGATCTTCCCGATCACCCAGAAGGACAAGGACCACGTCTCCAACATCTACACCGGCGCGCCGATGCCCTACATGCAGCGCCTGACCAACGACGGCATTACCCTCCACGGTTCCGACGTGGCGCTGGGCTATGCCAGCCACGGCTGCGTTGGCATGCCCGATGCCTTCGCAGCGAAGCTGTTCGACACCACGAAGATCGGCGACAAGGTCTATATCACCAAGGGCAAGCAGGTCGGCATGGGCGACAGCCTGATCGGGGGCTGA
- a CDS encoding TetR/AcrR family transcriptional regulator, whose amino-acid sequence MSTEQPSAEGSASKIPRTERGRRTLRKLLDAAALEFGEHGFHEASITGITRRAGTALGSFYTYFNSKDEIFRALVDDLSGKVREAARNARQQDLPALETERASLIGFLRFAAEHKEIYRIIDECEFVDPASFRQHYQSTATRIRERLSEGIRKGELREGLDEAHAWAIMGMNVFLGLRYAVWDDAEAEEIAELANSILRDGIVKR is encoded by the coding sequence GTGAGCACAGAGCAGCCCTCCGCCGAAGGTTCGGCCAGCAAGATCCCGCGCACCGAGCGCGGGCGGCGCACCTTGCGCAAACTGCTGGACGCGGCCGCGCTCGAATTCGGCGAGCATGGCTTTCACGAAGCCTCGATCACCGGCATCACCCGCCGGGCGGGAACGGCGCTGGGCAGTTTCTACACGTACTTCAATTCCAAGGACGAAATCTTCCGCGCGCTGGTGGACGACCTTTCGGGCAAGGTGCGCGAAGCGGCGCGCAACGCCCGGCAGCAGGACCTGCCCGCGCTGGAGACCGAGCGCGCCTCGCTGATCGGCTTCCTGCGCTTCGCGGCCGAGCACAAGGAAATCTACCGAATCATCGACGAGTGCGAATTCGTCGATCCGGCCAGCTTCCGTCAGCATTACCAGTCCACCGCAACCCGCATCCGCGAACGCCTTTCCGAAGGCATCCGCAAGGGCGAACTGCGCGAAGGGCTGGACGAGGCGCATGCCTGGGCGATCATGGGAATGAACGTGTTCCTTGGCCTGCGCTACGCGGTCTGGGACGATGCGGAGGCGGAGGAGATCGCGGAACTGGCGAACTCGATCCTGCGGGATGGGATCGTGAAGCGTTAG
- a CDS encoding TonB-dependent receptor, with translation MRRVRFLAISSSVLALSGGFVTPANAQDSAPAATAAEGGDIIVTARRREERLVDVPIAVSSFSGDQLAKSGAVDITEIANVSPNVTLEPSRGTNSTLSAFIRGVGQQDPVSGFEQGVGIYLDDVYLNRPQAAVLDIYDVERIEVLRGPQGTLYGRNTIGGAVKYVTKQLPQEFSFKVKGTYGSYDQADLIATASAPVSDLIRVGGSVARLSRGGFGKNLTTGQDNYNKDIWAGRASVDIGGYGEPVLIRISGDYTKDKSNARGGHRLIPGYVSGAPVLDDVYDTRGGLNDPRQVVEAYGLAINATAELTDALTFRSISSWRKDNSASPIDFDALPAVDVDVPAYYRNEQISQEVQLLWDDGGMVQGLLGAYYLTAKADTDFDVRLFTALNGLTAFTRANVDTNTFAIFGDFTFDFTEQLSLAVGGRYTWDERKAQILRQNYLGGGSPVFGGAGVPLGAPSTNFSGKAKFDKFTPRASLSFKPTPDHNIYASYSQGFKGGGFDPRGVGVNAPAATPGAPTDAEIADYLSFQPETVDSYEVGYKGNFFGGGLYIAAAGFYMDYKDVQIPGSAGCTVGGLPTFCGVITNAGKARFKGFELEANARLGRDLMSSGDRLSLSGALGYIDAQYKEYIANIASTPTDVAQYRKVQNTPKWTASGTLAYSTPVGGGDLDLSTTYSYRSKVYQFEIPNPYLDQKGFGLVDASLVYTAPGGRWSLGVHGKNLFDKRYKTSGYTFLATNPVTGALLTAPNGRFIPSLGTEGTLTAYYGNPRQVFATATLEF, from the coding sequence ATGCGAAGGGTGCGATTCCTCGCGATTTCCTCGAGTGTGCTGGCTCTGTCGGGCGGCTTCGTGACGCCTGCGAACGCGCAGGATAGCGCTCCTGCGGCGACCGCAGCGGAAGGCGGCGACATCATCGTTACCGCTCGGCGGCGTGAGGAGCGGCTGGTCGATGTGCCGATCGCCGTCTCCAGCTTCAGCGGCGACCAGTTGGCCAAGTCCGGCGCGGTGGACATCACCGAAATCGCCAACGTCTCGCCCAACGTCACGCTGGAGCCCTCGCGCGGGACCAACTCGACGCTGTCGGCCTTCATCCGCGGCGTCGGCCAGCAGGACCCGGTCTCGGGCTTCGAGCAGGGCGTTGGCATCTACCTCGACGACGTCTACCTCAACCGCCCTCAGGCCGCCGTACTCGATATCTACGATGTCGAGCGGATCGAGGTGCTGCGCGGGCCGCAAGGCACGCTCTACGGGCGCAACACCATCGGCGGCGCGGTGAAGTACGTGACCAAGCAGTTGCCGCAGGAGTTCTCCTTCAAGGTGAAGGGCACTTACGGCAGCTACGATCAGGCGGACCTCATCGCCACCGCCTCCGCGCCGGTCAGCGACCTCATCCGCGTCGGCGGGTCGGTGGCGCGGCTGTCGCGCGGGGGCTTCGGCAAGAACCTGACGACGGGGCAGGACAACTACAACAAGGACATCTGGGCGGGCCGCGCCAGCGTCGACATCGGCGGTTATGGCGAGCCGGTGCTGATCCGCATCTCGGGCGACTACACCAAGGACAAGTCCAATGCGCGCGGCGGTCACCGCCTGATCCCGGGCTACGTCTCGGGCGCGCCGGTGCTGGACGACGTCTACGACACGCGCGGCGGCCTGAACGATCCGCGCCAGGTGGTGGAAGCCTACGGCCTCGCGATCAATGCCACCGCCGAACTCACTGACGCGCTGACGTTCCGCTCGATCAGTTCGTGGCGCAAGGACAACTCCGCCTCGCCGATCGACTTCGATGCGCTGCCCGCCGTCGACGTCGACGTGCCCGCCTACTATCGCAACGAGCAGATCAGCCAGGAAGTCCAGCTGCTGTGGGACGATGGCGGCATGGTGCAGGGCCTGCTGGGCGCCTATTACCTGACCGCCAAGGCCGACACCGACTTCGACGTGCGCCTGTTCACCGCGCTCAACGGGTTGACCGCGTTCACCCGCGCCAACGTCGATACGAATACTTTCGCGATCTTCGGCGATTTCACGTTCGATTTCACCGAACAACTGAGCCTCGCGGTCGGCGGGCGCTATACCTGGGACGAGCGCAAGGCGCAGATCCTGCGGCAGAACTATCTTGGCGGCGGCTCGCCGGTATTCGGCGGGGCGGGAGTGCCGCTTGGCGCGCCGAGCACCAACTTCTCCGGCAAGGCGAAGTTCGACAAGTTCACGCCGCGCGCCTCGCTCAGCTTCAAGCCGACGCCGGACCACAACATCTATGCAAGCTACAGCCAGGGCTTCAAAGGCGGCGGCTTCGACCCGCGCGGCGTCGGCGTCAACGCGCCTGCGGCTACGCCGGGTGCACCTACCGACGCCGAGATCGCCGATTACCTGAGCTTCCAGCCGGAGACGGTGGACAGCTACGAGGTCGGCTACAAGGGCAACTTCTTCGGCGGCGGGCTCTACATCGCGGCGGCCGGATTCTACATGGATTACAAGGACGTGCAGATTCCCGGTTCGGCGGGCTGCACCGTGGGCGGGCTGCCGACCTTCTGCGGGGTCATCACCAACGCCGGCAAGGCGCGCTTCAAGGGCTTCGAACTGGAAGCCAACGCGCGGCTGGGGCGTGACCTGATGTCCTCGGGCGACCGGCTGAGCCTGTCGGGCGCGCTCGGCTATATCGATGCGCAGTACAAGGAATATATCGCCAACATCGCCTCCACTCCGACCGACGTGGCGCAGTACCGCAAGGTGCAGAACACACCGAAGTGGACCGCCAGCGGCACGCTCGCCTACTCGACGCCGGTGGGCGGTGGCGATCTCGATCTCAGCACGACCTACTCGTATCGCAGCAAGGTCTACCAGTTCGAGATTCCCAACCCCTATCTCGACCAGAAGGGTTTCGGGCTGGTCGATGCGAGCCTCGTCTACACTGCGCCGGGCGGCCGCTGGAGCCTTGGCGTCCACGGCAAGAACCTGTTCGACAAGCGCTACAAGACCTCGGGCTACACGTTCCTGGCGACCAACCCAGTGACCGGGGCGCTCCTGACGGCACCCAACGGCCGGTTCATTCCCTCGCTCGGCACCGAGGGCACGCTGACCGCCTATTACGGCAACCCGCGCCAGGTTTTCGCGACCGCGACGCTGGAGTTCTGA
- a CDS encoding alpha/beta fold hydrolase, with amino-acid sequence MDYRVHHYRSADGRLDLVARDYPAHEGAPVMLMMHGLTRNSADFEPLLDKLAGRYRMIVPDQRGRGASQWDPDPAQYRPDVYAQDMLALMDDLGVSRAGLVGTSMGGLMAMVMQALRPDLAQAAIFNDIGPVLDPAGLARIQGYVGPGGKMADWTEAAARTRAINAPAFPDFGGAQWDAFARRIARENADGTVSFAYDPAISESIAGDDPQTVPPDLWPLWELLGAVPVLVVRGALSDLLSTATVEEMARRHSGPYAAVEVPRVGHAPILDEPVALAAIEAFLQAHLPSSRT; translated from the coding sequence ATGGACTACCGCGTCCATCATTATCGTAGCGCCGACGGCCGGCTCGACCTCGTCGCCCGGGACTACCCTGCACACGAGGGTGCGCCCGTGATGCTGATGATGCACGGCCTTACCCGCAACAGCGCGGACTTCGAGCCGCTGCTGGACAAGCTCGCCGGGCGCTACCGCATGATCGTGCCCGACCAGCGCGGGCGAGGGGCCTCGCAGTGGGATCCGGACCCCGCACAGTACCGGCCGGACGTCTATGCGCAGGACATGCTGGCGCTGATGGATGACCTTGGCGTCAGCCGCGCCGGTCTGGTCGGCACCTCCATGGGCGGGCTCATGGCGATGGTGATGCAGGCGCTGCGGCCTGACCTCGCGCAGGCGGCGATATTTAACGACATCGGCCCGGTGCTCGACCCGGCGGGCCTCGCGCGGATACAGGGCTACGTCGGACCCGGAGGCAAGATGGCCGACTGGACCGAGGCTGCCGCCCGCACCCGCGCCATCAATGCCCCGGCCTTCCCTGATTTTGGCGGAGCGCAGTGGGACGCCTTCGCCCGCCGCATCGCCCGGGAGAACGCCGACGGCACCGTCTCCTTCGCATATGACCCGGCGATTTCCGAAAGCATCGCGGGAGATGACCCGCAGACCGTGCCGCCGGACCTGTGGCCCTTGTGGGAACTGCTGGGTGCGGTGCCGGTGCTGGTGGTGCGCGGTGCACTCTCGGACTTGCTGAGCACCGCCACGGTGGAAGAGATGGCGCGCCGCCATTCGGGACCTTATGCGGCGGTGGAAGTGCCGCGCGTCGGCCACGCCCCGATCCTCGACGAGCCGGTGGCGCTGGCCGCGATCGAGGCGTTTCTGCAGGCGCATCTCCCGTCATCCCGGACTTGA
- a CDS encoding spinster family MFS transporter — translation MTDHKTTSPRLVLAMLLLVYVFNFVDRQILSILAAPIQADLKLDDAQMGMLGGLAFAILYSTLGVPLAWVADRTSRSWVITGSLVVWSVFTSACALATGFWHIFLARLGVGVGEAGGVAPSYAVIGDHFPSERRAFALSVYSLGIPLGSAAGVMAGGYVAQAVDWRTAFLIVGLCGILIAPLFKLVVKDKPRPVSAPTVRFAEVFATLARKRAFWFLSFGAASSSMLGYGVAFWLPSLLQRSFHLTLVETSWFFGAVLLLGGTVGVLTGGALADRLGKGDRAWYGRVPAIGFVLAVPLYAGGIWTTSVPVAFVLFLIPQVLAYFWLGPVTGAIQHLVEPPARATASALFLLINNLIGLGGGIYALGALSKALAPVWGAESLRYSMLFALVLYLLAALLMTLAGPGLRREWVTEK, via the coding sequence ATGACCGATCACAAGACGACATCCCCCCGCCTGGTGCTGGCGATGTTGCTGCTGGTCTATGTATTCAACTTCGTCGACCGGCAGATTCTCTCGATCCTCGCCGCGCCGATCCAGGCGGACCTCAAACTCGACGACGCGCAGATGGGGATGCTGGGCGGGCTCGCCTTCGCGATCCTCTATTCCACGCTCGGTGTGCCGCTGGCCTGGGTGGCCGACCGCACGAGCCGATCCTGGGTCATCACCGGCTCGCTGGTGGTATGGAGCGTGTTCACTTCCGCCTGCGCGCTGGCGACGGGGTTCTGGCACATCTTCCTCGCCCGCCTCGGCGTCGGCGTGGGCGAGGCGGGCGGCGTGGCCCCGAGCTATGCGGTGATCGGCGACCATTTCCCCAGCGAGCGCCGCGCTTTCGCGCTCTCGGTCTATTCGCTGGGTATTCCGCTCGGCTCGGCGGCGGGGGTGATGGCGGGCGGCTACGTGGCGCAGGCGGTGGACTGGCGCACGGCGTTCCTCATCGTCGGCCTGTGCGGCATCCTGATCGCGCCGCTGTTCAAGCTGGTGGTGAAGGACAAGCCGCGCCCTGTCTCCGCGCCGACCGTGCGTTTCGCAGAGGTCTTCGCCACGCTGGCGCGCAAGCGGGCGTTCTGGTTCCTCAGCTTCGGGGCGGCGTCCAGTTCGATGCTCGGCTACGGCGTCGCCTTCTGGCTGCCGAGCCTGCTGCAGCGCAGCTTCCACCTCACCCTCGTCGAGACGTCATGGTTCTTCGGCGCGGTATTGCTGCTGGGCGGCACGGTCGGCGTGCTGACCGGCGGCGCGCTGGCGGACCGGCTGGGGAAGGGCGACCGCGCCTGGTACGGTCGCGTCCCTGCGATCGGCTTCGTGCTGGCGGTGCCGCTCTATGCGGGCGGTATCTGGACGACCAGCGTGCCGGTCGCCTTCGTGCTGTTCCTGATCCCGCAGGTGCTGGCCTACTTCTGGCTCGGCCCGGTGACCGGCGCGATCCAGCACCTCGTCGAGCCGCCTGCCCGCGCGACGGCCTCGGCGCTGTTCCTGCTGATCAACAACCTGATCGGCCTGGGCGGCGGCATCTACGCGCTGGGCGCGCTGTCGAAGGCGCTGGCCCCGGTATGGGGCGCGGAGTCGCTGCGCTATTCGATGCTGTTCGCGCTGGTGCTCTACCTGCTGGCGGCGCTGCTGATGACGCTGGCGGGGCCGGGCCTGCGCAGGGAGTGGGTCACGGAGAAATAG
- a CDS encoding DUF885 domain-containing protein codes for MKSILLAGIACLTLSACATTMADDRRADAAMDAAQVAERTAPAPTWKSFVDGTIEDWFETDPAFAIYEGAHKYDGRLPDWSDAGLKARAAFLHSVIDDAGKFTALSDADRFERDYLVQVAKGQLFWLEDADQPHTNPAYYINGGLDPNVYVSRDYADKPTRMKAMIAFFKAVAAQAPNIRANLPAAMPASFIKLGTDGFGGFADYYRGDARAAFADVADPALQAEFKAASEAAAIAMKGVADQVAKATPTQDFALGAGKFARMVLATEGADTTLDTLEAAGKADIARNQQALKLACAKYTPGKTIQQCFDRMRADKPKDGPVAEARREIPQLADFVRSHDVATIPGTKMAMVEESPPYNRANSAYIDPPGPLENGGSSIYYISPPDPTWSKQMQMDYIPGKADLLFTTVHEVMPGHYLQFLHSNAAPSIVGKLFVGYAFAEGWAHYAEEMMLEAGLGDGDPGVQVGQISNALLRNCRYLSAIGLHARGMTQAQSKTMFMEQCYQDAGTAEQQAARGTYDPAYLNYTLGKLMIRKLRTDWTATRGGRSAWKAFHDEFLSHGGPAIPLLRQTMMNEPAPHAVF; via the coding sequence ATGAAGTCCATCCTGCTGGCGGGCATCGCCTGCCTTACCCTTTCCGCCTGCGCCACGACGATGGCCGACGATCGCCGCGCCGACGCCGCCATGGATGCCGCGCAAGTGGCGGAGCGAACCGCTCCCGCGCCGACGTGGAAGAGCTTCGTCGATGGCACCATCGAAGACTGGTTCGAGACCGACCCCGCCTTCGCGATCTACGAAGGCGCGCACAAGTACGACGGCCGCCTGCCCGACTGGAGCGACGCCGGGCTCAAGGCGCGCGCCGCCTTCCTGCACTCCGTCATCGACGATGCAGGCAAGTTCACCGCCCTCTCCGACGCCGACCGCTTCGAACGCGACTATCTGGTGCAAGTCGCCAAGGGCCAGCTGTTCTGGCTGGAGGACGCCGACCAGCCGCACACCAACCCCGCCTACTACATCAACGGCGGCCTCGACCCGAACGTCTACGTCAGCCGCGACTATGCCGACAAGCCGACGCGGATGAAGGCGATGATCGCCTTCTTCAAGGCGGTGGCGGCGCAGGCCCCCAACATCCGCGCCAACCTGCCCGCCGCGATGCCCGCCAGCTTCATCAAGCTGGGCACCGACGGCTTCGGCGGCTTTGCCGACTACTACCGTGGCGATGCCCGCGCCGCCTTCGCCGACGTGGCCGACCCGGCGCTGCAGGCCGAGTTCAAGGCCGCGTCCGAAGCCGCCGCCATCGCCATGAAGGGCGTCGCCGATCAGGTCGCGAAAGCCACCCCGACGCAGGATTTCGCGCTCGGCGCCGGCAAGTTTGCGCGCATGGTGCTTGCGACCGAAGGCGCCGATACCACGCTCGATACGCTGGAGGCAGCGGGCAAGGCCGACATCGCCCGCAACCAACAGGCGCTGAAACTGGCCTGCGCGAAGTACACGCCGGGCAAGACCATCCAGCAGTGCTTCGACAGGATGCGCGCCGACAAGCCCAAGGACGGCCCCGTCGCCGAGGCCCGGCGCGAGATTCCGCAGCTCGCCGATTTCGTGCGCAGCCACGACGTCGCGACGATCCCCGGCACGAAGATGGCGATGGTCGAGGAGAGCCCGCCCTACAACCGCGCCAACTCGGCCTACATCGACCCGCCGGGGCCGCTGGAGAACGGCGGCTCGTCGATCTACTACATCTCGCCGCCGGACCCGACGTGGTCGAAGCAGATGCAGATGGACTACATCCCCGGCAAGGCGGACCTGCTGTTCACCACCGTCCACGAGGTGATGCCGGGGCACTACCTGCAGTTCCTCCATTCGAACGCGGCGCCCTCGATCGTGGGCAAGCTGTTCGTCGGCTACGCCTTCGCCGAAGGCTGGGCGCACTATGCCGAGGAGATGATGCTGGAGGCGGGCCTGGGTGACGGCGATCCCGGCGTGCAGGTGGGCCAGATCTCCAACGCGCTGCTGCGCAACTGTCGCTATCTCTCGGCGATCGGCCTGCATGCGCGGGGGATGACGCAGGCGCAGTCCAAGACGATGTTCATGGAGCAGTGCTACCAAGACGCCGGCACCGCCGAACAGCAGGCCGCGCGCGGGACGTATGATCCGGCCTACCTCAACTACACGCTGGGCAAGCTGATGATCCGCAAGCTGCGCACCGACTGGACCGCCACGCGCGGCGGGCGCTCAGCCTGGAAGGCGTTCCACGACGAATTCCTGAGCCACGGCGGCCCGGCCATCCCGCTACTGCGCCAGACGATGATGAACGAGCCCGCCCCGCACGCGGTATTCTGA
- a CDS encoding replication-associated recombination protein A — protein MADLFADDLPPSTPDELREDAPLADRLRPRDLTEVVGQEHLTGPEGAIGRMVAAGRLSSMILWGPPGTGKTSIARLLAAAVGMRFAAVSAVFSGVADLKKAFAEADVAAKAGQRTLLFVDEIHRFNRAQQDGFLPFVERGTVTLVGATTENPSFALNAALLSRAQVLILHRLDAAALNALLAKGEELEGPLPVTPEAREALVASADGDGRFLLNQAETLYAAKIPQPLDPAGLGQFLQRRMAVYDKDRDGHYNLISALHKSVRGSDPQAALYYMARMLTAGEEPLFVLRRLVRMASEDIGMADPQALVQCLAAKQAYEFLGSPEGELAIVQACLYVATAPKSNAAYMAFKSSFKAARETGSVSPPPNILNAPTKLMKDIGYGKDYAYDHDAPDAFSGDDYWPEELGPQVYYEPVERGFEREVKKRLEWWDKKRAERRPSTSSG, from the coding sequence ATGGCCGACCTTTTTGCCGATGACCTGCCGCCGTCGACCCCTGACGAACTGCGCGAGGACGCCCCCCTCGCCGACCGCCTGCGCCCGCGCGACCTGACCGAGGTTGTGGGGCAGGAGCACCTGACCGGCCCCGAAGGCGCGATCGGGCGCATGGTGGCGGCGGGGCGGCTGTCCTCGATGATCCTGTGGGGGCCGCCCGGCACCGGCAAGACCAGCATTGCCCGCCTGCTCGCTGCCGCCGTGGGCATGCGCTTCGCCGCCGTCTCCGCCGTGTTCTCGGGCGTGGCGGACCTCAAGAAAGCCTTTGCCGAGGCCGACGTCGCTGCCAAGGCGGGCCAGCGCACGCTGCTGTTCGTGGACGAGATCCACCGCTTCAACCGCGCCCAGCAGGACGGCTTCCTGCCCTTCGTCGAACGCGGCACGGTGACGCTGGTGGGCGCCACGACCGAGAACCCCAGTTTCGCCCTCAACGCCGCGCTGCTCAGCCGCGCGCAAGTGCTGATCCTCCACCGCCTCGATGCCGCCGCGCTGAATGCACTGCTCGCCAAGGGCGAGGAGCTGGAAGGCCCCCTGCCCGTGACGCCCGAGGCCCGCGAGGCGCTGGTCGCCTCGGCCGACGGCGACGGGCGCTTCCTGCTCAATCAGGCCGAGACGCTCTATGCGGCGAAGATTCCGCAGCCGCTCGATCCGGCGGGGCTCGGTCAGTTCCTGCAGCGGCGCATGGCGGTCTACGACAAGGACCGCGACGGGCACTACAACCTCATCTCCGCGTTGCACAAATCCGTGCGCGGATCGGACCCGCAAGCCGCGCTCTACTACATGGCGCGAATGCTGACGGCGGGCGAGGAACCGCTGTTCGTGCTGCGTCGTCTGGTTCGCATGGCCAGCGAGGACATCGGCATGGCCGACCCTCAGGCGCTGGTGCAGTGCCTCGCGGCCAAGCAGGCGTACGAGTTCCTCGGCTCTCCGGAGGGCGAACTGGCGATCGTGCAGGCGTGCCTCTACGTGGCGACCGCGCCCAAGTCGAACGCGGCCTACATGGCGTTCAAGTCCTCGTTCAAGGCCGCGCGCGAGACGGGGTCGGTCAGCCCGCCGCCGAACATCCTCAACGCGCCGACCAAGCTGATGAAGGACATCGGCTACGGCAAGGACTACGCCTACGACCACGACGCGCCCGATGCCTTCTCCGGCGACGACTACTGGCCCGAGGAGCTGGGTCCGCAGGTCTACTACGAACCCGTCGAACGCGGCTTCGAGCGCGAGGTGAAGAAGCGCCTCGAATGGTGGGACAAGAAACGCGCCGAGCGGCGTCCTTCGACAAGCTCAGGATGA
- a CDS encoding sugar phosphate isomerase/epimerase family protein, with amino-acid sequence MPHPLGIELLTVLGLGPVEHVTLAADLGCKAVSMGLSQLPERFNPHGYAPWSLREDPALRRELKAVLADRGIAISIAEGLGVSAELDAAERAGDMDIFADLGALRVNAVDMGVERARAFDQLAALATMADERGMEFSIEFTPVFTIRSLPEALEAVEYIGAGKATVLIDTMHFFRSGGTVRQVAQLDPALIGHVQLSDVPRKGDDDYMTEAMSGRMIPGQGELPLREFVEALPRGQVLGLEVPLMAAAASGRDVRDYVGEIVKRTREFLA; translated from the coding sequence ATGCCACATCCGCTGGGTATCGAACTTTTGACGGTGCTCGGGCTCGGCCCGGTCGAGCACGTCACTCTGGCCGCCGACCTCGGCTGCAAGGCAGTGTCGATGGGCCTGAGCCAGTTGCCCGAACGCTTCAACCCGCATGGCTATGCCCCCTGGTCGCTGCGCGAGGATCCGGCCTTGCGGCGTGAACTGAAGGCGGTGCTCGCCGATCGCGGGATCGCCATCAGCATCGCCGAGGGCCTCGGCGTGTCCGCGGAACTGGACGCTGCCGAGCGGGCGGGCGACATGGACATCTTCGCCGATCTCGGCGCGCTGCGGGTCAACGCGGTGGACATGGGCGTGGAGCGCGCGCGGGCCTTCGACCAGCTGGCCGCGCTGGCGACGATGGCGGACGAGCGCGGGATGGAGTTCTCGATCGAGTTCACGCCGGTCTTCACCATCCGCTCGCTGCCCGAGGCGCTGGAGGCGGTCGAATACATCGGCGCAGGTAAGGCCACGGTCCTGATCGACACGATGCACTTCTTCCGCTCGGGCGGGACGGTGCGGCAGGTGGCGCAGCTCGACCCGGCGCTGATCGGGCATGTCCAGCTGAGCGACGTGCCGCGCAAGGGCGACGACGATTACATGACCGAGGCGATGAGCGGTCGCATGATCCCGGGGCAGGGGGAACTGCCCTTGCGCGAATTCGTCGAAGCCCTGCCGCGGGGGCAGGTGCTGGGGCTGGAAGTGCCGCTCATGGCCGCCGCCGCCAGCGGGCGCGACGTGCGCGACTACGTGGGAGAGATCGTGAAGCGCACGCGGGAGTTTCTGGCCTAG